The region AATAGCGTTGTTGAATTGAACACGGTAACCTAAGTTAACATGGATATTTCCTTCGTCATCCATCCAGGGTACCTTAAATGTGAAGATTCTATCTGGCTCAACAATTCTCTCAACGATCTTTGCTGATTCAAATTGAGGATTCTGATTGTAAACTTCCTCGATTGATTCTAAAACCTCGTGAACTGCTTGTAAGTACTCCTTTTCACCAGGGTGCTTCTTTTCAAGCTCGGCCATTAATTTATTTACATCCATCGCTTAATTTTTTAGATTATTAAAAACTTAAAGTTTTATTAGAATTATAGGACATTAATCCTATAAAAAGTTGTTCAAATTTGAATCTTAATAATGACATTTCAAAAGAAAATGCTCATATAAAAATATGATCTTAAACAGGTTTTTCTGAATTTAATGTCAATCTTTAAGTTAAACCTACTCATCTACTTTCAAAATGATACCTAAATTGTTTTTTCCATCAACTTGTATGGCCAATGGTTTAGTAAATGTTACACATCGCATAAATTCGGTTTCGTATGATGCATCTCTGGAATTTAAATATTCAATATCGTATATCCCGTCGTTTATGTATGGGTTAATTGTAAAATATGCCACTCGGAATGATGTTAAGTTCTGAAAAAAGTGAGTACCCTGACTGGGGTCAACCCTAAAATTCTCTAATCCAGATTCAACAATGACACGAGCCTCAGAAATTTGCGACCATTTAATCGGAATTCCTAACCAGGGATCGCTGCTTCCCCATCGCCCAGGCCCAACAATAATGTAATTCCGCTTAAGAGCTATGTAATGCTTATTGATCTCCTCAACCTCATGGGCTATTTCCTTGGTACGCGCTGGATTGAACCTATCGGGTTTTACGTATACGAAATCAAAAATCTCACGAACAATACCGTGGCCCAATGCTGATTTAGAGTATATTATTGCCTTGGAGTAGTCAATGGTATCCCAACTTATATTTTCTGATTGATCACTCTCTACTATTGGCCGTATCTGCAAAAAGTTAAACAGTTTCGGCATCCCTTTAGGGGTATTCATATTAAGCGCAAACTCAATCTCTATATGGTTGTTCATCTCCTTTTGCCCAATTTCCAATAAATTCTGAAGCACATTATCCAATGGGAATGTTTTATGCTTAAGAATACCGGCAAAAGTTACCAACTTCATTCCCTCATCAAAGTATCCATCACGTAACATTCCGCTATTAAAATCGTAGGTTGATGCTACATACCTTAGATCCGGTATTTCGGATGCCTGATTAACATCCATTTTGATAAGGTTCATCCCATCGTCAACCTGAGGAATAAAAGTAGCAGGATCGGTATTGAGCGCATAGAAATTCTTTTGGGTTTGCCGAAGCGCCATTTCTGGCGACGAAAGCTGCAAAATTTTCTTGGGAAATTTTGGCGAAAAACGTAGGGAAACACCACCATCGACAATTAATTTTCCAAGGCCAAAACCAATACTGGCAATTCCATCCTCGGGACGTTCCGAACCAATTGGGTAAAAATTGATGCTCCGAGCAACGCCCGACAAGGTAGGCAAGTATAAATTCCCGTATTGATTTCCGCATATTTCCTGAATTACGATGCCCATCTTCTCCTCGTCAATTACATTCTGAGTGGCATTCATGTATGCCTTGCTGGCATTAAAAAACACCGATGCATAAACCGATTTTATTGCCTGACAAAGCATTTTAAGCATTGCATCCATATCGTCGGTTCGAGGAACCATATACGTGGAGTAGATCCCCGCGAAAGGCTGATAATGCGAATCTTCCAGTTTGCTAGAGGAACGAACGGCCAACGGGCGTTTAAACACTGTTATAACCCTACGCAAATCAACCTTCAACCTTTCAGGTAATTTTGCTGCAACAAAAGCCTTAAGCATCTCATCATCGTCAACATCCTGTAATGCGATTTGGTAAAGGTTGTTCATCTCCATAAATTCATCAAAGAGATCGGTGCTAATTACAACTGTCCTTGGAATAGATATAATTACATCTTCAAACTTATGGAATAGGTTATAATCCTTTATGATTTGATTGATAAAAGCTAATCCTCGGGCTTTTCCGCCAATAGATCCTTCTCCAATTCTCGAAAAGAACTTATACTCGTCAAATGTATTTCTATCGAACTTGGCTATAATGCTTCGTCCCTTGCTCAACCTATATGCCGATATTGCATAGTAAAGGAAATTTCGGGCATCATCGATAGTCTTAAAATCCTTAAGAGTCATCGGTTTAAACAGCTGCGCTATGGAAAAAATGGCACGTGCATTTAACCATTTGGAAATATCGTTCCGACTGGTATGATAAACTAGGGAACGATCGGCAATAGTTAGTATAAGCTGTTGTAACTGGCTTAAATCGGCTGCTCGTCCAATTTCCACCATTGTATCGGGATCGCGAAAAACAAAATCGCCAAAGCCAAAATTGTTAATGATATAATCGCGAATCTCAATATTGCAGGTTTTGGAGTATTTATGAATAAATCCAACCTTCATTTCATCGGCAAAAACCTTATTCGTCAATTCTGAGGATTGGAGGAGGAAAGGAATGTTAGGATCGTCGGCTCGGATAAGCTTACAAAGCTGCAATCCTGCCTTAGTTACATGATCGCGCTGATTGTCGACCTTATAGCTGATATCGGAAATTACACCAAGTATGTTATTTCTATACTTATTATAAATTGCAATGGCGTCCTGATAGGTTGTGGCCATGAGTATTTTGGGACGACCTCGCATGCGGAGCATCCGATGATGCTCATTCAGCGCCTCGGTCATGAAACTGCGAGCCTGACGAAATACTATCTTATAAATATTTGGAAGAAACGAGGAATAGTACCGAACGGAATCCTCGACCAAAATAATTGCCTGCACTCCAACCTCAAGGATATCATGGTCGGCATTCATTTTATCCTCAATCAACTTTATGATAGCCAATAGCAAATCAGCATTGCCCAGCCAACAGAACACATAGTCAATTGCCGATAAATCCTCTCGCTGAAGGCGTAACGATACTTCCCTTGAAAAAGGAGTTAGCACAACTATCGGGATATTGGGATGCCTTCCCTTTAGCATTTTTGCTAAATTGAAGGTATCGATTTCTCCGACGTTGAGCATCGAAATAATTAAATCGATTCGCTCCTCCTGCAAAACCTTTAGTACCTCCCTAGCTGTATGCGCCTGTATAAAAACAGGAGGATAACGTAAATTAAGCGAAACGTATTCGTTAAATATCTGCTCATCAATTCTACCATCCTCCTCCAACATAAATGCATCGTAACTGCTGCATATAAGAAGCACCTTATATATTCGCCGCTGCATCAGCTGATCGAACGAAGTATCATAAATATCTAACTGATACGAACTAAGATAGGATTGATCGGGAATAACATTTAACATATAATCGGATTTAACAATCGCTAATTTATGGAAAATTGTTGATTGTATTTTGCCGATCCCTTTCAATAAAAAAATAAAAGGGGAGTTCCCTCCCCTTTCAATATTTATATTTACTGGAAGATTAAACTTCCCAAGTTTCTCCACTATTAAGTAAATCGTCTACGCTTTTTATCTTAGCATCCTTCATAACCTCAAGCACCTGATCGCGAACGTTATCATCGTATGTAGAATCTTTTACGTTACGGATAACGCCTAATGCCACAGGATAATCAGGGAACTCCATGTTGGCTAGCATCATGTGAACACCTGGATTTGAATTGTATGCATCGTGAACCAAAATATCGTCCATGGTAAAACCACCCTGACCAATGGTTACAACCTTTAGGCTAAGACCACTTAGCACCAAACCTTTATCGCGGTTTTTGCCAAATACCATCTTTTCGCCATGGCGAAGAACAATAACTCTATCCTCGCGGTGTTCGCGGTCAGTGATGTAATCGTAGGCTCCATCGTTGAAAATAACGCAGTTCTGCAAGATTTCTACCACCGATGTACCATCGTGCTTTGCAGCTTCAACCATCAACTCTGAGGTTAACTTAACATCAATATCAAGAGAGCGTGCAAAGAACTTACCCTGTGCGCCAATTACTAACTCGCCTGGACGAAATGGGTGTTCAACCGTTCCAAATGGTGAAGTTTTGGTAATCTTTCCTAGGGGTGATGTTGGCGAATATTGTCCCTTTGTTAAACCGTAAATTTGGTTATTGAAAAGTAGTATGTTGGTATCGATATTACGGCGTACAGCATGTATGAAATGGTTTCCACCAATCGCAAGGGCATCGCCATCGCCAGTGATTTGCCAAACACTTAGAGTTGGATTTGCAACCTTAACGCCTGTTGCAATTGCCGATGCACGACCATGAATACCATGAAAACCATAGGTATCTACATAGTATGGGAAACGGCTAGAGCATCCAATACCCGAAACAAATACGTAACGCTCCAAGTTATACTTTAATGCCTTAGACACTTCGGGTAAACCTTTTTGAACGGCGCTCAATATAGCATGGTCGCCACAACCAGGACACCAACGAACTTCCTGATCGCTCTTAAAATCCTGAGGAGTATATTGTAAGTATTTTTCTTCCATGACTATTTGCCCTCCAAAATTTGATTAAACCTATCAACCAATTCAACTACTGTGAATGGAAGACCTTGAACCTTGTTGAACTGTAAATAATTGAACTCTTGCAAATTCATACGTAAGTAGTTAGCAAACTGCCCTAGGTTCAATTCACAAACCACAATCTTCTTGTACCTGCTAAATATTTCGCGGGTATTTTTAGGAAGTGGGTAAATGTAATTGAAGTGGCATAGCGATACGCGTTTACCCGCAGCACGCATTTCCTGAACAGCAGTTAGCAAGTGACCATGAGTTCCGCCCCAACCAACAACAAGCAAGTCGCCCTCCTTATCGCCAAGCACCTCCTGTTCTGGAATAAACTCCTTAACACGTTGAACTTTGGCCTCGCGAATATCAACCATACGCTGATGGTTCATTGAATCGTGCGAAACTGAGCCTTTAATGAAATCCTTCTCCAAACCACCTACGCGATGTGCAATTCCCTTTTTGCCTGGGAATGCCCAACCACGAGCCAAACGTTTCTCGTCGCGCGCATAAGGCATAAAGTTTTCGGTTCCTTCAGGAACAATAGGTGGATTGATTGCTGGATAATCCTTCATGCTAGGAATTCTCCATGGCTCAGATCCATTAGCAATAAAACCATCGGTAAGAAGAAGTACTGGAGTCATATGTTCCATTGCTATTTTACCAGCCCAAAAAGCATAGTCAAAACAGTTGCTTGGGGTACTAGCCGCAATAACTACCATAGGAGCCTCGCCATTACGTCCATACAAAGCCTGCATCAAATCCGATTGCTCAGTTTTAGTTGGCAAACCAGTTGAAGGACCTCCTCGCTGAACATTAACAACTACCAAGGGTAACTCGGTCATTACTGCAAGTCCTAATGCTTCCGATTTAAGGGAAAGACCTGGACCTGATGTAGAGGTAACAGCAAAATTACCTGCATAAGCAGCTCCAATTGCGGTACATATACCAGCAATTTCGTCCTCGGCTTGAAGGGTTTTTACGCCCAAATCCTTACGCTTTGCAAGTTCAATAAGAACATCGGTAGCTGGAGTAATTGGGTATGAACCGCAAAACAATGGAAGATTTGCTTTCTCGGCAGCAGCAATAAGCCCCCATGCCGTGGCAGTATTTCCATTTATCGACCTATATTTACCCTTGGTTCTTGTGGTGGATGGTTTAATAACATAGGTATTGGGAATTGCATGAATATTCCCAGCGTAAATATGACCATCGCGGAGAACTTTCTTGTTTGCCTCAATTATTTCGGGTTTCTTCTTAAACTTAACTTCATAGTACTTCTCGGTAAAGTTCAATGGACGATCGAATATGTAGTAAACCATGCCCAACGCGAACATATTTTTGCTACGAACTATACTCTTGTTGTCCAATCCACTGTCCTTAAGGCTCTCCTTGGTTAGAGTAGTAATTGGGGCGTAAATTAACTTGAAATCTTGCAGATTAAGTTCGGTTACAGCATCTAAAGTTTTGTAACCAGCACGCTGAAAACCTTTCTCATTGAATTGATCGGCATCAGCAATAATCATCCCACCTTTCTTAACCCATTTGGCATTAGCCTTTAGAGCAGCGGGATTCATGGCAACAAGTACATCGCAGAAATCGCCAGGAGTATTTACTTTTTGATTTCCAAGGTGAACCTGAAAACCAGACACCCCACCAACTGTTCCTTGCGGCGCACGAATTTCCGATGGGTAATCGGGGAAAGTGTTTACACCATTTCCAAACAATGCAGATGCATCGGCAAATAGTGTTCCTGTTAGTTGCATTCCATCGCCGGAATCG is a window of Tenuifilaceae bacterium CYCD DNA encoding:
- a CDS encoding 2-oxoacid ferredoxin oxidoreductase subunit beta is translated as MEEKYLQYTPQDFKSDQEVRWCPGCGDHAILSAVQKGLPEVSKALKYNLERYVFVSGIGCSSRFPYYVDTYGFHGIHGRASAIATGVKVANPTLSVWQITGDGDALAIGGNHFIHAVRRNIDTNILLFNNQIYGLTKGQYSPTSPLGKITKTSPFGTVEHPFRPGELVIGAQGKFFARSLDIDVKLTSELMVEAAKHDGTSVVEILQNCVIFNDGAYDYITDREHREDRVIVLRHGEKMVFGKNRDKGLVLSGLSLKVVTIGQGGFTMDDILVHDAYNSNPGVHMMLANMEFPDYPVALGVIRNVKDSTYDDNVRDQVLEVMKDAKIKSVDDLLNSGETWEV
- a CDS encoding MFS transporter; this translates as MDKQKSVQELDEVVVRFSGDSGDGMQLTGTLFADASALFGNGVNTFPDYPSEIRAPQGTVGGVSGFQVHLGNQKVNTPGDFCDVLVAMNPAALKANAKWVKKGGMIIADADQFNEKGFQRAGYKTLDAVTELNLQDFKLIYAPITTLTKESLKDSGLDNKSIVRSKNMFALGMVYYIFDRPLNFTEKYYEVKFKKKPEIIEANKKVLRDGHIYAGNIHAIPNTYVIKPSTTRTKGKYRSINGNTATAWGLIAAAEKANLPLFCGSYPITPATDVLIELAKRKDLGVKTLQAEDEIAGICTAIGAAYAGNFAVTSTSGPGLSLKSEALGLAVMTELPLVVVNVQRGGPSTGLPTKTEQSDLMQALYGRNGEAPMVVIAASTPSNCFDYAFWAGKIAMEHMTPVLLLTDGFIANGSEPWRIPSMKDYPAINPPIVPEGTENFMPYARDEKRLARGWAFPGKKGIAHRVGGLEKDFIKGSVSHDSMNHQRMVDIREAKVQRVKEFIPEQEVLGDKEGDLLVVGWGGTHGHLLTAVQEMRAAGKRVSLCHFNYIYPLPKNTREIFSRYKKIVVCELNLGQFANYLRMNLQEFNYLQFNKVQGLPFTVVELVDRFNQILEGK
- a CDS encoding phosphoenolpyruvate synthase, which translates into the protein MLNVIPDQSYLSSYQLDIYDTSFDQLMQRRIYKVLLICSSYDAFMLEEDGRIDEQIFNEYVSLNLRYPPVFIQAHTAREVLKVLQEERIDLIISMLNVGEIDTFNLAKMLKGRHPNIPIVVLTPFSREVSLRLQREDLSAIDYVFCWLGNADLLLAIIKLIEDKMNADHDILEVGVQAIILVEDSVRYYSSFLPNIYKIVFRQARSFMTEALNEHHRMLRMRGRPKILMATTYQDAIAIYNKYRNNILGVISDISYKVDNQRDHVTKAGLQLCKLIRADDPNIPFLLQSSELTNKVFADEMKVGFIHKYSKTCNIEIRDYIINNFGFGDFVFRDPDTMVEIGRAADLSQLQQLILTIADRSLVYHTSRNDISKWLNARAIFSIAQLFKPMTLKDFKTIDDARNFLYYAISAYRLSKGRSIIAKFDRNTFDEYKFFSRIGEGSIGGKARGLAFINQIIKDYNLFHKFEDVIISIPRTVVISTDLFDEFMEMNNLYQIALQDVDDDEMLKAFVAAKLPERLKVDLRRVITVFKRPLAVRSSSKLEDSHYQPFAGIYSTYMVPRTDDMDAMLKMLCQAIKSVYASVFFNASKAYMNATQNVIDEEKMGIVIQEICGNQYGNLYLPTLSGVARSINFYPIGSERPEDGIASIGFGLGKLIVDGGVSLRFSPKFPKKILQLSSPEMALRQTQKNFYALNTDPATFIPQVDDGMNLIKMDVNQASEIPDLRYVASTYDFNSGMLRDGYFDEGMKLVTFAGILKHKTFPLDNVLQNLLEIGQKEMNNHIEIEFALNMNTPKGMPKLFNFLQIRPIVESDQSENISWDTIDYSKAIIYSKSALGHGIVREIFDFVYVKPDRFNPARTKEIAHEVEEINKHYIALKRNYIIVGPGRWGSSDPWLGIPIKWSQISEARVIVESGLENFRVDPSQGTHFFQNLTSFRVAYFTINPYINDGIYDIEYLNSRDASYETEFMRCVTFTKPLAIQVDGKNNLGIILKVDE